The DNA sequence AAGCCATAGCGGAGATGAATCGAATGAGGCTGAGAAGTAAGGTCATCTTTGTGGGAGAGGCTAGGTATAAAAGAGTGTCAGAAACAACAGACATGAATAAGAAACGGAGAGGAGATGACAGTCAGGACCCAAATTTTTGTCAACCATATCGATAAGTAGGCAACAATGATTCTTTGTCAATTGGACAAGAATTACGGACGAAGGAAATAGTAAAAAACCTGCATAGAGATGAATGGAGAAAGGAGGTGGAAGTAGCAGTGGCGAAAGAAAATCTGGAATGGTTGCAGAGAAGTCTCGTAGGGGCTACGACGAAGCCTATTGATTTCATCTCCTTGAAggaaacaattacaaagaactTTTCTTCTGTGGTCCAGATTCGGGAGATGAGAGCGTACAAATCTCTCTTGACCTTTGATAGTGTTCTGCATGCTGACGACACTTATACTTTTCAGTTGAATTGTCTATTACAAGTGTTTCACAAGGTATGGAGGTGGGAGGAGTCGCAGCGGTGTGAAACTCGAAGAGTGGGGCTCCAATGTGTTGGGGTTCCATTGCACGCATGGTCATTGGATACATTCAATACGTTAGGAGGTCAATGGGGAGAAGAAGTTGGGTATGCAAAAGACACAGAATTATGCAGTTCGTTGGATAGGTAGAAACTGAAAAAGAGGAGGGAGATAGTGACACCCAGGGCTCAAAGTTGGAGGAACAAATGCTAGAAAACAAAATGGCCTAGGAGTTGGCGGTGGAATCAGGTGCTGTGTTGTATAGCGAGGAGGATGACATCATGGCAATTCTTCAAGCACAGAATGAGGAAATAGCTCAGAAAACAGAAGGCAAAGATGAGGCGGTGCatacccaaaaataaaaaacaggtGTGTCAAAATAGTTTTAAATGATTTTTAGTGCATGGAATGCTAGGGAGTTGCGGGGTGATGGAAAGATAAGAATGGTGAAGAACCTAAAGAATAAACATAGTTTAAACTTGTTAGGATTGATTGAGACTAAAAGGAGAGTAGTGACGATGTTCGACGTTGCAAGAATATGGGGGAATGATGGTGCAGGGTGGGAATTTGTAGGCTCTGATGGTGCATCCGGGGGTCTGTTGATCATATGGGATGAATGATGTTTAAATTGAATAATTGCTGTAAGGGAGAAAGATTGTTGTGTATTGAAGGGGTATTattaaagaataattttaaCTGTGCTTTTTTCTTGGTCTATGGTGCGCATGGTAGAAAAGAGAAGAGTCATGTTTGGGAGGATTCAAGTTACATAGCTGGGTTATGTCAGGTTCCTTGTTGTTTTATGGGAGACTTCAATGAGATAGTACGTGTGGAAGAACGAAAAGGTACTAATCGTTTACCTTTGTTTGCTGAGGAATTCAAGACTTGAATACAAGATATGCACTTAGTGGATTTACTGCTCACCGATCAGAAGTTTACCTGGTTTCGGGGCCATTCATGCAGTCATATTAATAGAGCTTTGGTTAGTGTGGAGTGGTAAGAAGAGTTTCTAGAAACTCGGTTAAGAGGTGGACGAAGGGATTTGTTAGATCACTGCCCTGTAATAGTGGAAGATGAAATGCTGAGAGGAGGTCCGAAGCCGTTCCGAAGCTTAGATTCATGGTTTACACATGAAGGGTTTCTTAGAATGGTTAAGGAGGAATGGAGAGGTTTAGGGGAGATACAGTTCACAGATAAGTTGAAGGCTTTGACGGTTCTTTTAGGGAAATGGCATAAGGCCAACTTTAGTGAGATGGACAAGAAGATTTTGAAGTTTAAGGAAGAGATTAAGAGGATTGATGATATGGTAGGTAGTGGAGTATATGATAAAACGATAGAGGCAAGAAGAAAGGCGTTAGTCACTTGCTGTAAGAGATGGTATGTGAGGAAAGAAGTTCACTGGAAACAGATGTCGCGGTCTCGACAAGCGAGGGATATGGACAAAAACACCAGATACTTTCACAATATAGCTTCAGcaagaagaaggaataataGGATTGATACACTGGTAGTTAATGGCAAACTGATAAGGAATCAAGCTAGAATTAAAATAGCTATTATAGAGTTTTATAAAGAGCTGTATCATCAGGAAGATTCTCCTTTGGTGGGGTTTAGAGATGGTCTGGTAGGGAGGTTAGATAAGGATGAATCTATGAATTTGGAGGCGTTGCCCTCGACTGAGGAGATCAGAGAGGTGGTACGGGATTGTGAGTCATCTAAGGGGTCAAGTTGTGATGGGTACAACATGAATTTCATTAAGAGATGCTGGGATGAGATTGGGTCTGAGATCACGGCAGCGGTGATGGGGTTCTTTCAGACATCCAGGTTACCGACAAACTCCAATATCACTTGGGTGGCTTTGGCACCTAAGTTCATTGGTGCGAAGGAGATTAAAGACATGAGGCCAATTAGTATGGTTGGGTGTGTGTATAAGGTTATTTCGAAGGTGCTAGTTAGGAGGATGAGATCAGTGATATCAGGGCTAGTGTGGGAGGCTCAGAGTGCATTTGTAAAGGGAAGAAAAATACATGATGGGGCTCTCATTGCATGTGAAACTGTTCAATGGCTTAAACTGAGAAAAAAGGAGGTAGCAATAGTAAAGCTAGATTTCCAAAAAGCATATGATAGAGTCAAGTGGAGTTTTGTTGACATTGTGTTGCAAAAGATGGGGTTTGGACGTAGGTGGAGGGCGTGGATTATAGAGTGTGTGACCACAATATCTATATCGGTATTGATAAATGGGTTGCCATCTAGGCCGTTCAAAATGGAAAGGGGTTTGAGACAAGGTGACTTGCTTTCTCCTTTGTTGTTTGTGCTGGTTGTAAATGTTCTGCATAGAATGGCCGGGGAGGTAGTCACAAACGGGCGTATTTTACTATTGGTGGTTGGGAGAGATAGTATAGAGTTGTCACATCTTCAATTTACTGATGACACTATTCTGTTTGCTCGCCAGAAGAGGAGACTATAAAGAATTACAAGCGGTTCCTGCGTTGCTTTGAGTTGATGTCAGGGCTAagtattaattttgataagtcTAGCTTGATACCAATGAATTGTGAAGCACAATGGGTCCAACGCATGTGTAGTTTGCTTGGTTGTAAGGAAGGTACCCTTCCGGTTAAATACCTTGGAATCCCTTAGGAGCAAATCCGAGGTTAGTCAAGACCTGGAAGCCTATTATAAACAAGGTGGAGGAGAAACTCAGCCTTTGAAAAGCTAAGGTGTTAAATAAAGCTAGGAAGTTGGTGCTTATTAAATCTGTTTTAAATGGCTTGCCATTGTATTATTTGAGTTTATATAAGATGTCGAAGACTGTTGCTGAGAAGTTGAATTTATTGCAGAGAAGATTCCTATGGAGCAAGGAGGATGGTAGGAATGATATAGCATTAGTGAAATGGGAAGTGGTGCAAGCTCCTAAGAAGTTTGGTGGGTTGGGAGTTAGAGATGCTATGGTTCGTAATACTGTTCTTTTATTCAAGTGGTGGTGACGGTTTGCAAAGGAAGAGTGTCCGTTGTGGAAGAAGGTTGtctacttttttatttaattttttagaatttggaTAATTTTACTTGCAAAAGTCATTTTTATGGATACAAAtggtaattttcttcttttatgaATAGATATGTCAACGTTTATAACTTTTATGGTTAAAAATAGTAGTTTACTCTATAGAAAAGAGTTCTAATTTGAACACTAACTAAACATATTTTTCCAATATAAAGTGAAACAAATTCTAAACCTATATTTCTACTGCAAAAAGCCCAAGATCAGTAGTAACTATAGATTAtttatagtttaatttttttaataaatagatGTTCAAGTTCTTGTTGGATGTCTCCGTTGCATATGCAACGTTGGCTTCTCGCTTCTGTAAACGAACAAATAATATAGGATTGCAAATCCTACAGACGCAAGTTGTTATATTTTCAATAGAAAATACTTTGTACAGTGTTTCGATGTGACACTTTTCTCAATGTTTGAAGAGTCATTAGATATATCTTAGGGTGGTTGAAATAGTTCTAGCGGCAAATCAGGAATTTTGAGACATTGAATGAATTTGAGATACAAACAAAAAGTTACTTTCTGAGAAGAAAAATTGCACATTTTGGTTGAAATAGTTGCCAGTCATTGTTTGATTAAAGTATGTTCTGCTCTAATTTTGCGGATTTTTATGAAAATGCACCTAAATAAATGAGAAATAATTAATCATTTCTAAATAAAGAAAGAAtgaagtattttttatttttcaaaagtaTTAAGATAAGATTTGTTATTTATAGATCAACCTCGGTGTTGTCACTTTCTTCTGCCTTTTGAGCTAAAACATACGGTCAATGTGTACACCAAATAATGTAATTTGATCCTCCCAAATCGTTCGACCATTGGATACGTTCATCAGTTCATGGAGAATTCCTTGGACATATTACATATACACACCGAACGACACGAGATCATATCAATCTTATTAAGATAAAttctaaaactaaatttttatattttcgatcaaattttaaattagacactttaatttttaacaaatttatattattttataagttTTTGAAACAAATTGATCCCTATATATGGAGATTAAAGATGCATTTTAGTTtacgttttatttttttatttttaatatttttgttttaaaaattttgtaaaagaaaaacagaaagtaaaaataaaaaaatattattttcattatttttttaatttttttcacaaaatattaaaaacaatctgtcttatactaatattttttaagatttatttatcttactgaaaatttttttcttaaacttATTTGTTCGTAtattaaaacttttattaaagAGAATAGTTTGTCCAATAGAAATAATTTTCAGaaacttttaaaataatcaaattttattaaaaattatgcTGTGTAATctaaaattttgattaaaaaggGTAATTTGTTCTGTTTATCTCATTGTGTTTATAGATAGTAGGAGCTAGTAATTTATGTGTAGATTTCTTGATATATGTAGGATGATAATAACAATAATCGAAGGCGATAGATAGGATGGTGTGAACGCGTTAAACCTCATTGGGTACGCGCAGCATGCCCAATAAATTCAATATGTTTGTCCTATAGATTTTGTTAAgctaataataatttttgtggaaaatatgaataataagttttaaaattagtccaataaaataaaaatatagtgtatttttaatttattcatttaaattaatattttttggttCTTCACGATATTTTCAATTCGACAGGTTAAAAACTAATCCGTCGCAAATCagagctccatttaagggtctgCTGCTGGTTaatgggttgctgcatgcacaatgCGTGATTCGATccccgacacttgcttaagcggacgagtgagcTGACTACTCGATCAACCTAAGttggtttttaaattttagtattaGAATAACTATCCACACATCTAGTAAATTAAACATTCAATATATTTAGTGcacattatttagtattttcattgtctacctatactttttcttaCCCTATATACGGACGGATATGATTTTATATGTAATCTTTGTGCTATTAAATAAACTCCATATAATTCCACTAAAAATTGTTTCATATAACATGGCATAACCTTATCTATAAATTGGCATAGCAAGTAGTACAAgccaaacaaagaaaataagcACAGGGATTTTATTCTCCTACAAAAACTTTGTGCTTTCTTGTTATTACTGAAGGACATAGAGACAACAGAGCATGGCGACACCAAAAACGGCACTTTCAGCGTTATTGAAGACCAGAATTGAAGGTAGTGGGAGCGAGACTATAGTGTTTTGTCATGGCTATGGAACGGACCAATCCATTTGGGACAAAGTGGTTCCCATATTAGCTCAAAATTACCGTGTTGTTGTCTTTGATTGGCCATTTGCTGGATCAGTAAAAGATCAGAAGCTTTACGACCCTCTAAAGTACTCTTCCTTTGAAGCTTTTGGTGATGATTTGATCACTCTACTGACTGAAATTGGCATCAAATCTGCCACTTTCGTTGGCCATTCCATGTCCGGCATGATCGGTTGCATTGCCTCTCTCAAAAGGCCTGACCTCTTTAAGCGCCTTGTTCTTGTTTGTGCTTCCCCAAGGTACTCAATCTATTAATTAACAAGTAATAAAATGTTATTACACCTAACGTAACTTGTTTCATATAGGTTTCTAAATTCAGATGATTTCGAGGGAGGGTTTAAGAACTCAGATGTGGAGCAATTAATCTCGGCGATGGAGAACAACTATGAAGAGTTTGCTTCTCATTTCGCGTCGATGATAGCAGATGCAGCTAACAGTGATAATGTTGCGACCGTGGAAAAGTACAAGAAAGGCTTAATCAAAATGGGAGCTGAAGTGGCGCTGCCATTAGCCAAGACTGTGTTCTACAGTGATTACAGAGAATTACTTGACAAAGTTGAAACTCCATGCACAATCATACAGACCACTAATGACAAGGCTGTTCCTCGCAGCGTAGCACTCTACATGCAGAACAAGATCAAAGGGGAAGCCACTTTGGAGATCATACACACTGATGGCCATTTTCCTCAGCTTACTTCTCACCTTAAGTTTATTGAGGTTTTAAAGGCTACTCTCGACTCTGATGCCCTTCCTTAATTAATCAATTGAGATTATTATTTCCATGTTCTCTAAGTCTCTATCTGTTTCTTCTTGTCATCGTTTAATTTCTTGGTTGTTGTACTAGTACCACAAGGTAAGTAGCATGATTGAATGGTGATGTATTTCAATAGCATGCATGTGATATTTCATGTTTGTATTCGTTGACTCCTTGTTAGTTACTGTTTGTATGGTTGGGGGTAGGGCCGAAGAAGAATTAATGGCAGCGTCTACCTATCCTACATAGTCTCACAAATCACGGTGCTATCAATACAAGAGgattttctcaaaaaaaaaaaaaaaaaaatacaagatgacaaattatatctttttccctatttttaattaatttagaatttatttaggtgaatttctataaaaaaaaatcttttttaagtaatttttattaaaaaattttaaaaaataaaaataattttatatttagatattatatataaaaaatatttttatttaacaattatatttaaatataataatataaaaatatttatttatttatttattatattaaaatatcttttttctaaaaaataattatagtttttaaaaaacagatttattttaatttttttagtattttttattattaaaattttatcaaatatattaaaaaataaaaaatattttatatttttctaacaACTTAAGGGTATCTAAAGTTCTAAACACACTCTTAAACTTTAAAGTGAAACAACTACTTAATCCATTTAACTattaagagaaaaatatttttggggTAAGATATAGataacataataatttttttggtgtACTCAatattttctcaaatttttttttttggtattaaaACAGGACTAAAACatctaaacaaaagaaaatctaattataaattaaataggatAAACAGACCCTTATTCATCATCAACTAGAATGCTACTAATCTCTCTAGGAGGAATTTTTCAAAAGTAAAATCTTGGGTCAAGATTTAAACTTTTTCGAGCTAGACAATTTGCATATTTATTATTGTCATTGTATATATTTACAAAATTAAtatcacaatttttttttaaatataatattcctAATTAAAGCATTAGGATGCTTGCTATGGCCTATGTGGCTATTAATTAGAGATATAATGGTTTTGGAGTCACTCTCTACCACCAACCTTTTAACACCTATTGTCCAAGCCAAGTTTAACCCCTTCATAATTTCCAAAGCTCCGCCCTGTACATCGAACACCGCCCAATAAAGTGAGAGAAGCCGCCGATCCACTTTCCACTGCAATCCCTCAATACCACAATCTGCCTTTTCTGTCATGACGTCTCTTATTTCGTCAATGTTTAAAGTAGTCTAATTCGATGAGAGTGTGTTTCATTTAATCTAGATTTCTTCTCTTCTGATGCTTGTTGCAGgtagcttcttctttctcttgaaCGCAATTTTTATCTCTTCCATGGTCTTCAAAATTTCAATGTGGGTTTGAGGAGGTCTATGATAATTTTCTTCGTGTATCTATCTGTTTCTCCATTCCCAATTTTCTAGCAAGTAATTAAAAAAACAGCAATCCAATTTTTGTTCTGATTGTTTCCCAATTGGTGGGATAAGTTCAATGCAATCCATTATCTAAAATTGGTTCCGAAAaatgtttatattttttcaGGTTCAAAAGCGTTGCCCAAGTTCTGGAGACTTTAGGGCAGTTTTTTAGAACATGGGTAATCTCTTTAATATGATCTTCACATAATCGGCATTTTTTCTCTCCTTTAATCTTGTCTTTCTTTGGTTAGTGAAAATTCTTTCATGTATTGTCCTCCAAATAAACATTTTGGCTTTCTAGTATcctttctaattttaaatttggatccaatgatttctttgaaattttgacCAATTTTGCATGGGTTTGTAGGTAGCTCCCACAGAGAAGTCTCCATCTTCTGTGTGCACCCAACCTATTCTATCTTTGCCATACTCTTCTAATGATGTTGGTGTTGCAATGATGTTAAGAACAATGTCTTTAGATAAGCAATTGTTAAGTTTGAGTCTATCCTAATTTTTCA is a window from the Arachis stenosperma cultivar V10309 chromosome 3, arast.V10309.gnm1.PFL2, whole genome shotgun sequence genome containing:
- the LOC130968001 gene encoding probable strigolactone esterase DAD2 isoform X2, with product MATPKTALSALLKTRIEGSGSETIVFCHGYGTDQSIWDKVVPILAQNYRVVVFDWPFAGSVKDQKLYDPLKYSSFEAFGDDLITLLTEIGIKSATFVGHSMSGMIGCIASLKRPDLFKRLVLVCASPRFLNSDDFEGGFKNSDVEQLISAMENNYEEFASHFASMIADAANSDNVATVEKYKKGLIKMGAEVALPLAKTVFYSDYRELLDKVETPCTIIQTTNDKAVPRSVALYMQNKIKGEATLEIIHTDGHFPQLTSHLKFIENFSCLRWLWLSCSTDFFVLHPMVEPEIGVQSVSNVVYGIL
- the LOC130968001 gene encoding strigolactone esterase D14-like isoform X3, which produces MATPKTALSALLKTRIEGSGSETIVFCHGYGTDQSIWDKVVPILAQNYRVVVFDWPFAGSVKDQKLYDPLKYSSFEAFGDDLITLLTEIGIKSATFVGHSMSGMIGCIASLKRPDLFKRLVLVCASPRFLNSDDFEGGFKNSDVEQLISAMENNYEEFASHFASMIADAANSDNVATVEKYKKGLIKMGAEVALPLAKTVFYSDYRELLDKVETPCTIIQTTNDKAVPRSVALYMQNKIKGEATLEIIHTDGHFPQLTSHLKFIEVQKRCPSSGDFRAVF
- the LOC130968001 gene encoding probable strigolactone esterase DAD2 isoform X1, which codes for MATPKTALSALLKTRIEGSGSETIVFCHGYGTDQSIWDKVVPILAQNYRVVVFDWPFAGSVKDQKLYDPLKYSSFEAFGDDLITLLTEIGIKSATFVGHSMSGMIGCIASLKRPDLFKRLVLVCASPRFLNSDDFEGGFKNSDVEQLISAMENNYEEFASHFASMIADAANSDNVATVEKYKKGLIKMGAEVALPLAKTVFYSDYRELLDKVETPCTIIQTTNDKAVPRSVALYMQNKIKGEATLEIIHTDGHFPQLTSHLKFIEVAPTEKSPSSVCTQPILSLPYSSNDVGVAMMLRTMSLDKQLLSLSLS
- the LOC130968001 gene encoding probable strigolactone esterase DAD2 isoform X4; the encoded protein is MATPKTALSALLKTRIEGSGSETIVFCHGYGTDQSIWDKVVPILAQNYRVVVFDWPFAGSVKDQKLYDPLKYSSFEAFGDDLITLLTEIGIKSATFVGHSMSGMIGCIASLKRPDLFKRLVLVCASPRFLNSDDFEGGFKNSDVEQLISAMENNYEEFASHFASMIADAANSDNVATVEKYKKGLIKMGAEVALPLAKTVFYSDYRELLDKVETPCTIIQTTNDKAVPRSVALYMQNKIKGEATLEIIHTDGHFPQLTSHLKFIEVASSFS